From the Halalkalicoccus sp. CGA53 genome, one window contains:
- a CDS encoding NAD-dependent epimerase/dehydratase family protein, with product MVTIDSAVVTGGLGESGSWVVENLAGQGVDVTCVDRVGPSGEAPENVSFYRADLTDQGEAWELVEYARPDAVIHFANIPAMGIRPGGRTFGNNVLANYNVMDAAGRVGAEVVWASSECTYGTVFTETTELPEYFPIDEEHPVGAPDPYGTSKVVGEEIGRMVTRRYGVPVTSIRPSWIQYPGEYFTTEIRERFDPETAAVTGDRNTHVPSGNFWSYVDVRDIVSLVDAVLDADTDGHEAYLGVADENYLGRPTAETIDAVFGGLPDECDLEGEGSALSNAKAKADLDWAPEHTWRSALDEDVPSPSFA from the coding sequence ATGGTAACGATCGACAGTGCAGTCGTAACCGGCGGGCTCGGCGAGTCGGGCAGCTGGGTCGTCGAGAACCTCGCTGGCCAGGGCGTCGACGTGACGTGTGTCGACCGGGTGGGTCCGAGCGGTGAGGCTCCCGAGAACGTCTCGTTCTATCGGGCGGATCTCACCGACCAGGGCGAGGCCTGGGAACTCGTCGAGTACGCGCGACCGGACGCGGTGATCCACTTCGCGAACATACCCGCCATGGGGATCCGTCCGGGTGGGCGGACGTTCGGGAACAACGTCCTGGCGAACTACAACGTGATGGACGCCGCGGGACGGGTCGGCGCGGAGGTCGTCTGGGCCTCCAGCGAGTGCACCTACGGAACGGTGTTCACGGAGACGACCGAGCTCCCCGAGTACTTCCCGATCGACGAGGAGCACCCGGTCGGCGCGCCCGATCCGTACGGCACGTCGAAGGTGGTCGGCGAGGAGATCGGACGGATGGTCACCCGCAGGTACGGCGTCCCGGTCACGTCGATCCGCCCCTCGTGGATACAGTACCCCGGCGAGTACTTCACGACCGAGATCCGCGAGCGCTTCGACCCCGAGACCGCCGCGGTTACGGGCGACCGGAACACCCACGTCCCGAGCGGGAACTTCTGGTCGTACGTCGACGTCCGCGACATCGTCTCGCTCGTCGACGCCGTCCTCGACGCCGACACCGACGGTCACGAGGCCTACCTCGGCGTCGCCGACGAGAACTACCTCGGGCGGCCGACCGCGGAGACGATCGACGCCGTCTTCGGCGGCCTCCCCGACGAGTGCGACCTCGAGGGCGAGGGGTCCGCGCTCTCGAACGCGAAGGCGAAGGCCGACCTCGACTGGGCGCCGGAACACACGTGGCGGTCGGCGCTGGACGAGGACGTTCCGTCGCCGTCGTTCGCGTAG